From Zerene cesonia ecotype Mississippi chromosome 16, Zerene_cesonia_1.1, whole genome shotgun sequence, one genomic window encodes:
- the LOC119832946 gene encoding fasciclin-2-like isoform X1, producing the protein MKSFRVGTTGVAALALMLAVISGSTAQNLRIFPMQKQQTVAVGKSVVLTCQADASDPALVTQPQWRDPKGQIINEAAPGTRPEIYTEPMPAKQLQLLYISSITPAMAGNYTCEATFTNVPLSASVVLDTFVAITWTNANENQYATKGKDFKVMCEVTAEPAPSVDWFKEGTPILTGDRYVIHANGLMIKNVEESDDGTYTCRAVVIQTGELAERNIKLEVYTAPEMEERETKVVIKEGTSAAITCKARGKPPPTYSWIKASTRENLGTASRFSVNEINGLLTFDRVEAGDYGKYICSAVNQAGHNETEIEVEVLVPPRIFELYNTTAAEKTEGRLECKATGRPAPRISFRKLSNSDRFLNGPNDDGRITIETSDRQTGDQMQSSAIITISNLNRTDDGLYECVAENEGGEARKNGHLTVQFRPTFAHMTNMPVWSWNSQPVNISCIAESIPNATIKWRFHDIDLVESPQVRIYGSGPISYVTVTPTDRSLYGVYKCIATNSMGEAEHIIQLREAFPPGPVVQAKQETITATSVSFSIVGPAEDMGPPILAYTTQYKENGNFDWNLAMNRTWSVNSPYIIENLRPMFTYDFRFAAVNQVGVGSWGSPITVIMPRRSPPEQPKWRESISSESLIHGKYADKYELQWKVPAHNGEPIDMYEISYCPVLKVSGEWRVSGESDCVTEELKSYEAINYEVRGLRPDTRYRMHVRAHNILGYSLPAQLYVQTALGVERSGFAPPQLLSSGSIIGIALAGVLLCLIIVDLLLFCFRRQGVIATICGKRVKTHKDDEAKLGSLYGWRFPLPYCSTKPRAPSPAPLPPPVKLVPTPTDEKEPLKDVDDTIKRNSSVEFDGRRVYATSGGPIIGKNSAV; encoded by the exons GAAGTACAGCGCAGAATCTCAGGATATTCCCAATGCAGAAGCAGCAGACGGTGGCGGTGGGCAAGTCCGTGGTGCTCACGTGCCAGGCTGACGCCTCCGACCCGGCGCTGGTGACGCAGCCGCAGTGGAGAGACCCTAAGGGACAGATTATAAACGAGGCTGC GCCGGGCACGAGACCCGAAATTTACACGGAGCCAATGCCCGCGAAACAACTGCAGCTGCTATACATATCGTCAATCACTCCGGCGATGGCAGGCAATTACACTTGCGAAGCGACCTTTACCAACGTGCCTCTCAGTGCTAGCGTCGTCCTCGACACTTTCG TTGCAATAACATGGACGAATGCTAATGAAAACCAGTACGCGACAAAAGGAAAAGATTTCAAAGTAATGTGTGAAGTAACTGCTGAGCCAGCGCCTTCAGTGGACTGGTTCAAAGAGGGTACTCCG atTCTCACTGGTGACAGATACGTCATTCACGCCAATGGCTTGATGATAAAGAATGTTGAGGAAAGTGATGACGGCACGTACACCTGCAGAGCGGTTGTCATACAAACCGGAGAATTGGCTGAAAGGAATATTAAGCTAGAG GTATATACCGCGCCCGAGATGGAAGAAAGAGAAACGAAGGTTGTGATCAAGGAAGGTACTTCAGCAGCTATTACTTGTAAAGCAAGAGGCAAACCGCCACCAACCTACTCTTGGATTAAGGCTTCTACCCGCGAG AATTTGGGAACAGCATCACGTTTCAGCGTCAACGAAATTAATGGTCTACTTACGTTTGATCGAGTGGAGGCGGGTGACTACGGGAAATATATTTGCAGTGCCGTCAACCAAGCTGGTCATAATGAGACTGAAATTGAAGTAGAAGTTCTAGTGCCGCCTAGAATATTCGAGCTTTACAACACTACGGCTGCTGAGAAAACTGAGGGAAGGCTGGAATGTAAGGCCACTGGGAGACCTGCACCTAGGATAAGCTTCAGGAAACTGAGCAATTCGGACCGATTCTTGAATGGCCCGAATGATGATGGAAG AATTACTATTGAAACGAGCGACCGTCAAACTGGAGATCAAATGCAATCGAGTGCGATTATAACTATTTCGAATTTGAATAGAACTGACGACGGTTTATATGAATGTGTTGCAGAAAACGAAG GTGGAGAAGCAAGAAAGAATGGTCATTTAACAGTGCAATTCAGACCTACTTTCGCACACATGACAAACATGCCTGTTTGGAGCTGGAACTCCCAACCTGTCAATATCAGTTGCATTGCTGAGAGTATTCCTAATGCGACTATTAAATGGAG ATTCCATGACATTGACTTAGTCGAATCCCCGCAAGTCAGGATCTACGGTTCTGGACCCATCAGTTACGTCACAGTGACCCCAACTGATAGATCGCTGTACGGTGTTTATAAATGCATAGCCACTAACTCTATGGGAGAAGCGGAACATATCATTCAATTGCGAGAGGCATTCCCACCTGGTCCTGTTGTACAA GCAAAACAAGAGACAATAACGGCCACATCAGTATCGTTCAGCATAGTCGGTCCAGCTGAGGACATGGGTCCACCAATTCTAGCGTATACCACACAGTATAAGGAGAACGGAAATTTCGACTGGAACCTCGCGATGAATAGAACTTGGTCCGTCAATTCGCCATATATCATTGAGAATTTGAGGCCCATGTTCACGTACGACTTTAGATTCGCAGCCGTCAATCAAGTCGGTGTTGGCAGCTGGGGATCTCCCATCACGGTTATCATGCCTCGTCG gTCACCACCGGAACAACCTAAATGGAGGGAATCCATTAGCTCCGAGTCACTCATTCACGGAAAATATGCAGATAAATACGAATTGCAGTGGAAAGTACCTGCTCATAACGGGGAACCGATCGATATGTATGAGATTAGCTATTGCCCA GTGCTAAAGGTGAGCGGAGAATGGCGTGTATCGGGCGAGTCTGATTGCGTGACGGAAGAGCTAAAATCTTACGAAGCGATTAACTATGAAGTGCGCGGTCTCCGACCGGACACTAGATACCGAATGCACGTGCGCGCCCACAATATCCTCGGCTATTCCCTCCCAGCCCAGCTTTACGTCCAAACCGCCCTCG gTGTGGAAAGATCTGGATTTGCACCTCCCCAACTGCTCTCCAGTGGATCCATTATAGGGATCGCGTTGGCTGGCGTTCTTCTGTGCTTGATCATTGTGGACCTTCTTCTATTCTGCTTTAGACGACAAGGTGTTATTGCTACAATTTGTGGCAAGCGAGTTAAGACTCACAAGGACGATGAGGCAAAATTAGGAag TCTGTACGGTTGGCGCTTCCCGCTCCCTTATTGCAGCACGAAGCCGCGCGCGCCGTCGCCCGCGCCGCTGCCGCCGCCCGTCAAGCTCGTGCCGACGCCGAC GGATGAAAAGGAACCTTTGAAGGACGTCGATGATACTATCAAGAGGAATTCATCAGTCGAATTCGACGGTCGCCGGGTTTACGCTACCAGTGGCGGGCCCATTATAGGAAAGAATTCCGCCGTATAA
- the LOC119832946 gene encoding fasciclin-2-like isoform X2: MKSFRVGTTGVAALALMLAVISGSTAQNLRIFPMQKQQTVAVGKSVVLTCQADASDPALVTQPQWRDPKGQIINEAAPGTRPEIYTEPMPAKQLQLLYISSITPAMAGNYTCEATFTNVPLSASVVLDTFVAITWTNANENQYATKGKDFKVMCEVTAEPAPSVDWFKEGTPILTGDRYVIHANGLMIKNVEESDDGTYTCRAVVIQTGELAERNIKLEVYTAPEMEERETKVVIKEGTSAAITCKARGKPPPTYSWIKASTRENLGTASRFSVNEINGLLTFDRVEAGDYGKYICSAVNQAGHNETEIEVEVLVPPRIFELYNTTAAEKTEGRLECKATGRPAPRISFRKLSNSDRFLNGPNDDGRITIETSDRQTGDQMQSSAIITISNLNRTDDGLYECVAENEGGEARKNGHLTVQFRPTFAHMTNMPVWSWNSQPVNISCIAESIPNATIKWRFHDIDLVESPQVRIYGSGPISYVTVTPTDRSLYGVYKCIATNSMGEAEHIIQLREAFPPGPVVQAKQETITATSVSFSIVGPAEDMGPPILAYTTQYKENGNFDWNLAMNRTWSVNSPYIIENLRPMFTYDFRFAAVNQVGVGSWGSPITVIMPRRSPPEQPKWRESISSESLIHGKYADKYELQWKVPAHNGEPIDMYEISYCPVLKVSGEWRVSGESDCVTEELKSYEAINYEVRGLRPDTRYRMHVRAHNILGYSLPAQLYVQTALGVERSGFAPPQLLSSGSIIGIALAGVLLCLIIVDLLLFCFRRQGVIATICGKRVKTHKDDEAKLGSTKPRAPSPAPLPPPVKLVPTPTDEKEPLKDVDDTIKRNSSVEFDGRRVYATSGGPIIGKNSAV, translated from the exons GAAGTACAGCGCAGAATCTCAGGATATTCCCAATGCAGAAGCAGCAGACGGTGGCGGTGGGCAAGTCCGTGGTGCTCACGTGCCAGGCTGACGCCTCCGACCCGGCGCTGGTGACGCAGCCGCAGTGGAGAGACCCTAAGGGACAGATTATAAACGAGGCTGC GCCGGGCACGAGACCCGAAATTTACACGGAGCCAATGCCCGCGAAACAACTGCAGCTGCTATACATATCGTCAATCACTCCGGCGATGGCAGGCAATTACACTTGCGAAGCGACCTTTACCAACGTGCCTCTCAGTGCTAGCGTCGTCCTCGACACTTTCG TTGCAATAACATGGACGAATGCTAATGAAAACCAGTACGCGACAAAAGGAAAAGATTTCAAAGTAATGTGTGAAGTAACTGCTGAGCCAGCGCCTTCAGTGGACTGGTTCAAAGAGGGTACTCCG atTCTCACTGGTGACAGATACGTCATTCACGCCAATGGCTTGATGATAAAGAATGTTGAGGAAAGTGATGACGGCACGTACACCTGCAGAGCGGTTGTCATACAAACCGGAGAATTGGCTGAAAGGAATATTAAGCTAGAG GTATATACCGCGCCCGAGATGGAAGAAAGAGAAACGAAGGTTGTGATCAAGGAAGGTACTTCAGCAGCTATTACTTGTAAAGCAAGAGGCAAACCGCCACCAACCTACTCTTGGATTAAGGCTTCTACCCGCGAG AATTTGGGAACAGCATCACGTTTCAGCGTCAACGAAATTAATGGTCTACTTACGTTTGATCGAGTGGAGGCGGGTGACTACGGGAAATATATTTGCAGTGCCGTCAACCAAGCTGGTCATAATGAGACTGAAATTGAAGTAGAAGTTCTAGTGCCGCCTAGAATATTCGAGCTTTACAACACTACGGCTGCTGAGAAAACTGAGGGAAGGCTGGAATGTAAGGCCACTGGGAGACCTGCACCTAGGATAAGCTTCAGGAAACTGAGCAATTCGGACCGATTCTTGAATGGCCCGAATGATGATGGAAG AATTACTATTGAAACGAGCGACCGTCAAACTGGAGATCAAATGCAATCGAGTGCGATTATAACTATTTCGAATTTGAATAGAACTGACGACGGTTTATATGAATGTGTTGCAGAAAACGAAG GTGGAGAAGCAAGAAAGAATGGTCATTTAACAGTGCAATTCAGACCTACTTTCGCACACATGACAAACATGCCTGTTTGGAGCTGGAACTCCCAACCTGTCAATATCAGTTGCATTGCTGAGAGTATTCCTAATGCGACTATTAAATGGAG ATTCCATGACATTGACTTAGTCGAATCCCCGCAAGTCAGGATCTACGGTTCTGGACCCATCAGTTACGTCACAGTGACCCCAACTGATAGATCGCTGTACGGTGTTTATAAATGCATAGCCACTAACTCTATGGGAGAAGCGGAACATATCATTCAATTGCGAGAGGCATTCCCACCTGGTCCTGTTGTACAA GCAAAACAAGAGACAATAACGGCCACATCAGTATCGTTCAGCATAGTCGGTCCAGCTGAGGACATGGGTCCACCAATTCTAGCGTATACCACACAGTATAAGGAGAACGGAAATTTCGACTGGAACCTCGCGATGAATAGAACTTGGTCCGTCAATTCGCCATATATCATTGAGAATTTGAGGCCCATGTTCACGTACGACTTTAGATTCGCAGCCGTCAATCAAGTCGGTGTTGGCAGCTGGGGATCTCCCATCACGGTTATCATGCCTCGTCG gTCACCACCGGAACAACCTAAATGGAGGGAATCCATTAGCTCCGAGTCACTCATTCACGGAAAATATGCAGATAAATACGAATTGCAGTGGAAAGTACCTGCTCATAACGGGGAACCGATCGATATGTATGAGATTAGCTATTGCCCA GTGCTAAAGGTGAGCGGAGAATGGCGTGTATCGGGCGAGTCTGATTGCGTGACGGAAGAGCTAAAATCTTACGAAGCGATTAACTATGAAGTGCGCGGTCTCCGACCGGACACTAGATACCGAATGCACGTGCGCGCCCACAATATCCTCGGCTATTCCCTCCCAGCCCAGCTTTACGTCCAAACCGCCCTCG gTGTGGAAAGATCTGGATTTGCACCTCCCCAACTGCTCTCCAGTGGATCCATTATAGGGATCGCGTTGGCTGGCGTTCTTCTGTGCTTGATCATTGTGGACCTTCTTCTATTCTGCTTTAGACGACAAGGTGTTATTGCTACAATTTGTGGCAAGCGAGTTAAGACTCACAAGGACGATGAGGCAAAATTAGGAag CACGAAGCCGCGCGCGCCGTCGCCCGCGCCGCTGCCGCCGCCCGTCAAGCTCGTGCCGACGCCGAC GGATGAAAAGGAACCTTTGAAGGACGTCGATGATACTATCAAGAGGAATTCATCAGTCGAATTCGACGGTCGCCGGGTTTACGCTACCAGTGGCGGGCCCATTATAGGAAAGAATTCCGCCGTATAA
- the LOC119832946 gene encoding fasciclin-2-like isoform X3, producing MKSFRVGTTGVAALALMLAVISGSTAQNLRIFPMQKQQTVAVGKSVVLTCQADASDPALVTQPQWRDPKGQIINEAAPGTRPEIYTEPMPAKQLQLLYISSITPAMAGNYTCEATFTNVPLSASVVLDTFVAITWTNANENQYATKGKDFKVMCEVTAEPAPSVDWFKEGTPILTGDRYVIHANGLMIKNVEESDDGTYTCRAVVIQTGELAERNIKLEVYTAPEMEERETKVVIKEGTSAAITCKARGKPPPTYSWIKASTRENLGTASRFSVNEINGLLTFDRVEAGDYGKYICSAVNQAGHNETEIEVEVLVPPRIFELYNTTAAEKTEGRLECKATGRPAPRISFRKLSNSDRFLNGPNDDGRITIETSDRQTGDQMQSSAIITISNLNRTDDGLYECVAENEGGEARKNGHLTVQFRPTFAHMTNMPVWSWNSQPVNISCIAESIPNATIKWRFHDIDLVESPQVRIYGSGPISYVTVTPTDRSLYGVYKCIATNSMGEAEHIIQLREAFPPGPVVQAKQETITATSVSFSIVGPAEDMGPPILAYTTQYKENGNFDWNLAMNRTWSVNSPYIIENLRPMFTYDFRFAAVNQVGVGSWGSPITVIMPRRSPPEQPKWRESISSESLIHGKYADKYELQWKVPAHNGEPIDMYEISYCPVLKVSGEWRVSGESDCVTEELKSYEAINYEVRGLRPDTRYRMHVRAHNILGYSLPAQLYVQTALGVERSGFAPPQLLSSGSIIGIALAGVLLCLIIVDLLLFCFRRQGVIATICGKRVKTHKDDEAKLGRDEKEPLKDVDDTIKRNSSVEFDGRRVYATSGGPIIGKNSAV from the exons GAAGTACAGCGCAGAATCTCAGGATATTCCCAATGCAGAAGCAGCAGACGGTGGCGGTGGGCAAGTCCGTGGTGCTCACGTGCCAGGCTGACGCCTCCGACCCGGCGCTGGTGACGCAGCCGCAGTGGAGAGACCCTAAGGGACAGATTATAAACGAGGCTGC GCCGGGCACGAGACCCGAAATTTACACGGAGCCAATGCCCGCGAAACAACTGCAGCTGCTATACATATCGTCAATCACTCCGGCGATGGCAGGCAATTACACTTGCGAAGCGACCTTTACCAACGTGCCTCTCAGTGCTAGCGTCGTCCTCGACACTTTCG TTGCAATAACATGGACGAATGCTAATGAAAACCAGTACGCGACAAAAGGAAAAGATTTCAAAGTAATGTGTGAAGTAACTGCTGAGCCAGCGCCTTCAGTGGACTGGTTCAAAGAGGGTACTCCG atTCTCACTGGTGACAGATACGTCATTCACGCCAATGGCTTGATGATAAAGAATGTTGAGGAAAGTGATGACGGCACGTACACCTGCAGAGCGGTTGTCATACAAACCGGAGAATTGGCTGAAAGGAATATTAAGCTAGAG GTATATACCGCGCCCGAGATGGAAGAAAGAGAAACGAAGGTTGTGATCAAGGAAGGTACTTCAGCAGCTATTACTTGTAAAGCAAGAGGCAAACCGCCACCAACCTACTCTTGGATTAAGGCTTCTACCCGCGAG AATTTGGGAACAGCATCACGTTTCAGCGTCAACGAAATTAATGGTCTACTTACGTTTGATCGAGTGGAGGCGGGTGACTACGGGAAATATATTTGCAGTGCCGTCAACCAAGCTGGTCATAATGAGACTGAAATTGAAGTAGAAGTTCTAGTGCCGCCTAGAATATTCGAGCTTTACAACACTACGGCTGCTGAGAAAACTGAGGGAAGGCTGGAATGTAAGGCCACTGGGAGACCTGCACCTAGGATAAGCTTCAGGAAACTGAGCAATTCGGACCGATTCTTGAATGGCCCGAATGATGATGGAAG AATTACTATTGAAACGAGCGACCGTCAAACTGGAGATCAAATGCAATCGAGTGCGATTATAACTATTTCGAATTTGAATAGAACTGACGACGGTTTATATGAATGTGTTGCAGAAAACGAAG GTGGAGAAGCAAGAAAGAATGGTCATTTAACAGTGCAATTCAGACCTACTTTCGCACACATGACAAACATGCCTGTTTGGAGCTGGAACTCCCAACCTGTCAATATCAGTTGCATTGCTGAGAGTATTCCTAATGCGACTATTAAATGGAG ATTCCATGACATTGACTTAGTCGAATCCCCGCAAGTCAGGATCTACGGTTCTGGACCCATCAGTTACGTCACAGTGACCCCAACTGATAGATCGCTGTACGGTGTTTATAAATGCATAGCCACTAACTCTATGGGAGAAGCGGAACATATCATTCAATTGCGAGAGGCATTCCCACCTGGTCCTGTTGTACAA GCAAAACAAGAGACAATAACGGCCACATCAGTATCGTTCAGCATAGTCGGTCCAGCTGAGGACATGGGTCCACCAATTCTAGCGTATACCACACAGTATAAGGAGAACGGAAATTTCGACTGGAACCTCGCGATGAATAGAACTTGGTCCGTCAATTCGCCATATATCATTGAGAATTTGAGGCCCATGTTCACGTACGACTTTAGATTCGCAGCCGTCAATCAAGTCGGTGTTGGCAGCTGGGGATCTCCCATCACGGTTATCATGCCTCGTCG gTCACCACCGGAACAACCTAAATGGAGGGAATCCATTAGCTCCGAGTCACTCATTCACGGAAAATATGCAGATAAATACGAATTGCAGTGGAAAGTACCTGCTCATAACGGGGAACCGATCGATATGTATGAGATTAGCTATTGCCCA GTGCTAAAGGTGAGCGGAGAATGGCGTGTATCGGGCGAGTCTGATTGCGTGACGGAAGAGCTAAAATCTTACGAAGCGATTAACTATGAAGTGCGCGGTCTCCGACCGGACACTAGATACCGAATGCACGTGCGCGCCCACAATATCCTCGGCTATTCCCTCCCAGCCCAGCTTTACGTCCAAACCGCCCTCG gTGTGGAAAGATCTGGATTTGCACCTCCCCAACTGCTCTCCAGTGGATCCATTATAGGGATCGCGTTGGCTGGCGTTCTTCTGTGCTTGATCATTGTGGACCTTCTTCTATTCTGCTTTAGACGACAAGGTGTTATTGCTACAATTTGTGGCAAGCGAGTTAAGACTCACAAGGACGATGAGGCAAAATTAGGAag GGATGAAAAGGAACCTTTGAAGGACGTCGATGATACTATCAAGAGGAATTCATCAGTCGAATTCGACGGTCGCCGGGTTTACGCTACCAGTGGCGGGCCCATTATAGGAAAGAATTCCGCCGTATAA